A genomic segment from Ptychodera flava strain L36383 chromosome 19, AS_Pfla_20210202, whole genome shotgun sequence encodes:
- the LOC139119145 gene encoding treacle protein-like, giving the protein MSRYKEGRYSIARRNQRYKKYFLMGKDPPPESTSDSEGESPGSHQMSPDYSYKRSPDTNFKRVDNVNDAIEVLMAPTKKPEPAFEDKYPYFYPLKPPPLPKEEHESVIASQPLPQQTDIERKETDSTGEKVRSRSSSSSSTSSSSSSAGSASPSSASTHSSDAKKKESSGTEEAESISDKDEGMQGDEIVATKMTVEQQPEEMSEFKEKETQEEVAVTGEDQKQPEEDETVVVLEHEEPSDSGVKPVAAVAAAIPLISKTRDKDKEDKVSSSAPYGSTPAEGSGQETMETHSEHEECIPDETHPELTFTVATSYPSESTQAAQEPEIVVITSDPERERRDSVSSHSSFSSSSSSSTSTSDRQESPVKVPPQKPSIPPPLPPKQQEKGDVTAGHLESSSPPHSPPPPPPQFADGDKPITDDSIQMAEQSHIRPEDIETIVQEDVTVKISPPHSPPPPPPVSPPVSPTDEGPPNDSISEQSTLGESPQPPLPDMPPPSKLLLLVQDRSEDGHATCEYIPVSPTPESPPSPTKEETPNEELSIPPLSTSPPDITPETPVIETHDKPDAHAIPGQKKELDITEEPATNIVDTTNYFAVECEGGKGEGEDKSPDIEEDADMVQAIMKSVALSYQSKQEPITQSGDDSTLGDQTIEEEEPLQDSSAEFEDSNISVSNIDTMPSSTPLAVTAAAKSLQQGDQEVEQSVPDVIGSINETQRESQEIEPPADAPLEVNVTISSQDDETIHADDSELKEDTSMGVTPESIMIYSIDDESEANVSKHTVAPASPDIITQEKDATPEISESKAAEKETISPEKVDTAEKKVKSEEISEIQPADKGNVNIEKKKVAAVAVASKPKDTRQTPPARPVQKAPTSPKEGDQKAKQKKGKKLGIFNFLIESPSKHKAEKMAKKREKEAAKQAKKTEKEVEKVTKKPEKEPEHRVSAKSTKSEKAKKPVKSEKPEKSAKPMKVYGKKGKDPQYQSTGMAVDAEPPPLSKKSKKPPKEAVVAGAVVAKRGKGNRETEHRKSIEAQMHGYDEPRAVKASTLEREEKKHAKHDAETPGPETERGEQQKEDIYTSKQKDKAKRESDYDRKKDHKSTGKRATLMKLPESEAGKAEQIEKSEAKTVMRKASKDQLLGDEPQQTKANYAKTPGQENVSVSKTAATDSQSVPVGSENVAKDPSEEQYPQQGHSPKQEKPEPVYATINEEHKKSQQSLLDDDKSQAENERQSPPPPSPPTPPPKNFTSSDELQDTSLPLPSPPPHGVFQYEEQERPPQDPDTPKEKEPTQEPSSTASAEKQKPLHQPHTYDTPSDAKQAVHDDSYMIPRNQGQSKPEPTYTNTASSQTAPEHIPSQAAVSHQVVEKVPVYHQQQEEEAPLYSYSSKKAQSLPDIQQDEPKTQGTQTDNNQHRPDQHDAYDRPRAAQEPAGQQNNNKKQDELSPIIEGHQSTGKHNVGSMTDDNLSENSFLSESNRDRELPSPGYFDDDDESLYSSQSQASRYDRRYKSFSDDRDLTRRGRLQKGYSEPTVSRSESGDSDPDVIRRRQKRTQRRRAQEKPVRHSYAFEDDDRQRRQSEKQSKTFMLNRSRLESKTRSQQDIDIEPIKVKKLELKNTSL; this is encoded by the coding sequence ATGTCGAGGTACAAAGAAGGAAGGTATTCCATTGCCCGAAGGAATCAAAGAtacaaaaagtattttctgATGGGTAAGGATCCTCCTCCTGAAAGTACAAGTGATAGTGAAGGTGAAAGCCCGGGAAGTCACCAAATGTCACCTGACTACAGCTACAAGCGGTCACCTGATACCAACTTTAAGCGTGTTGACAATGTTAATGATGCAATTGAGGTATTGATGGCGCCGACTAAGAAACCAGAACCTGCATTTGAAGATAAATACCCATACTTTTACCCACTGAAACCACCACCACTTCCAAAAGAAGAGCATGAAAGTGTTATTGCATCACAACCACTTCCTCAACAGACAGATATTGAAAGAAAGGAAACAGATTCAACAGGAGAGAAGGTGCGCTCTAGATCATCTTCCTCTTCATCTacctcctcctcatcatcatctgCTGGTTCTGCCTCTCCCTCCTCTGCTTCAACACATTCTTCAGACGCAAAGAAAAAGGAATCTTCAGGCACAGAGGAAGCAGAATCAATATCTGATAAAGATGAGGGAATGCAAGGCGATGAAATAGTTGCTACTAAAATGACAGTTGAACAACAACCAGAAGAGATGAGTGAATTTAAGGAAAAAGAAACCCAGGAAGAAGTTGCTGTTACAGGGGAAGACCAAAAACAGCCAGAGGAAGATGAAACAGTTGTTGTTCTGGAACATGAAGAACCATCCGATAGTGGGGTGAAGCCAGTTGCAGCTGTTGCAGCTGCAATCCCATTAATATCTAAAACTAGAGATAAAGACAAGGAAGACAAAGTCAGTTCTTCTGCACCATATGGATCCACTCCAGCAGAAGGAAGCGGGCAAGAAACTATGGAAACACATAGTGAACACGAAGAATGTATACCGGATGAGACACATCCTGAATTAACATTCACAGTCGCTACATCCTATCCAAGTGAATCAACACAAGCTGCACAGGAACCAGAAATTGTCGTGATAACATCTGACCCAGAAAGAGAAAGAAGAGACTCAGTCTCTTCACATTCTTCattttcttcatcatcatcatcttccaCTTCAACATCAGATAGACAAGAATCACCAGTTAAGGTACCTCCTCAAAAACCATCCATTCCACCTCCTCTACCACCAAAACAACAGGAAAAGGGAGACGTGACAGCTGGACACTTAGAGTCGTCTTCTCCTCCACACTCACCTCCACCACCCCCTCCACAATTTGCTGATGGCGATAAACCAATAACAGATGACAGTATTCAAATGGCAGAACAGTCCCATATTCGACCAGAAGACATAGAAACAATTGTGCAGGAAGATGTCACAGTAAAAATCTCACCACCCCATTCACCTCCACCTCCTCCACCTGTTTCTCCTCCAGTTTCTCCAACTGATGAAGGACCTCCTAATGACAGCATCTCTGAGCAATCAACTTTAGGAGAATCTCCGCAGCCACCATTGCCAGATATGCCACCACCATCAAAACTGTTGCTTCTTGTACAAGACAGGAGTGAAGATGGGCATGCCACCTGTGAATATATTCCTGTTTCACCGACTCCAGAATCTCCTCCTTCACCAACAAAAGAGGAAACACCAAACGAAGAATTGTCGATTCCACCCCTTTCTACAAGTCCTCCTGATATAACACCTGAAACGCCTGTGATTGAAACACATGATAAACCTGATGCCCATGCTATCCCTGGACAAAAGAAGGAGCTTGATATCACAGAAGaacctgctacaaatattgtAGACACAACAAATTACTTTGCGGTTGAATGTGAAGGGGGAAAAGGTGAAGGAGAGGACAAATCCCCAGACATCGAGGAAGATGCAGACATGGTTCAAGCTATCATGAAGAGTGTGGCACTTTCATATCAAAGTAAGCAGGAGCCAATCACACAGTCTGGGGATGATTCAACATTGGGAGACCAAACTATTGAAGAAGAAGAACCTTTACAAGACTCAAGTGCCGAATTCGAAGACTCGAACATCTCTGTTTCAAATATTGACACCATGCCTTCAAGTACACCATTAGCAGTAACTGCTGCAGCTAAGTCATTGCAACAAGGTGACCAAGAAGTTGAACAATCTGTACCTGATGTCATTGGTAGTATAAATGAAACACAAAGAGAGAGTCAAGAAATTGAGCCACCAGCAGATGCTCCTCTAGAAGTAAATGTTACAATATCTTCTCAAGATGATGAGACAATTCATGCAGATGATTCAGAACTGAAAGAGGATACTAGTATGGGAGTAACACCAGAAAGCATTATGATCTACAGCATAGATGATGAAAGTGAAGCTAATGTATCCAAACACACTGTTGCCCCAGCATCCCCAGACATCATCACACAGGAGAAAGATGCCACACCAGAAATTAGTGAAAGCAAAGCAGCTGAAAAAGAAACCATCAGCCCTGAGAAAGTGGATACTGCTGAGAAAAAAGTCAAGTCTGAGGAAATCAGTGAAATTCAGCCAGCTGACAAAGGAAATGTGAACATTGAGAAGAAAAAGGTTGCTGCAGTGGCAGTAGCTTCAAAGCCAAAAGATACAAGGCAAACACCACCAGCAAGACCTGTACAAAAGGCACCGACTTCACCAAAGGAGGGCGatcaaaaagcaaaacaaaagaaGGGGAAAAAGCTTGGAATATTCAATTTTCTGATTGAATCACCTTCAAAACATAAGGCCGAGAAAATGGCCAAGAAGAGAGAAAAGGAAGCTGCAAAACAAGCCAAGAAGACTGAAAAAGAAGTTGAGAAGGTGACCAAAAAACCTGAAAAGGAACCAGAACATAGAGTTAGTGCCAAGAGTACAAAAAGTGAGAAAGCTAAAAAGCCAGTCAAGAGTGAGAAGCCTGAAAAGAGTGCCAAGCCAATGAAAGTGTACGGAAAGAAAGGGAAAGACCCTCAGTACCAATCAACAGGAATGGCAGTTGATGCAGAACCACCACCCCTctcaaaaaagtctaaaaaacCACCCAAGGAAGCAGTTGTAGCTGGGGCAGTTGTAGCTAAACGTGGCAAAggaaacagagagacagaacACCGAAAGTCAATTGAAGCACAAATGCATGGATATGACGAGCCAAGGGCAGTGAAAGCATCCACATTGGAGAGAGAAGAAAAGAAGCATGCAAAACATGATGCAGAGACACCTGGACCAGAGACAGAAAGGGGGGAACAGCAGAAAGAGGATATCTATACATCAAAGCAGAAAGACAAAGCAAAAAGGGAATCAGACTATGACAGGAAAAAAGACCACAAAAGTACGGGAAAGCGGGCCACACTGATGAAACTGCCAGAATCAGAAGCTGGAAAAGCTGAACAAATTGAGAAATCAGAGGCCAAGACTGTCATGAGAAAAGCATCCAAGGATCAGTTACTTGGTGACGAGCCACAACAAACAAAAGCCAATTATGCTAAAACACCAGGACAAGAGAACGTCTCTGTGTCAAAAACAGCAGCCACGGACAGTCAGTCTGTCCCTGTGGGATCAGAAAACGTAGCAAAAGATCCAAGTGAAGAGCAGTACCCACAGCAAGGGCACAGTCCAAAACAAGAGAAACCAGAACCAGTGTATGCCACCATAAATGAGGAACATAAAAAATCCCAGCAATCTTTATTGGATGATGATAAATCCCAAGcagaaaatgaacgacaatcACCACCTCCACCATCCCCACCAACACCACCACCCAAAAATTTTACTTCTTCAGATGAACTGCAGGACACATCATTACCATTGCCATCACCTCCACCGCATGGTGTATTTCAGTATGAAGAACAAGAAAGGCCACCACAAGACCCTGACACGCCAAAGGAAAAGGAACCAACACAAGAACCTTCCAGTACAGCATCAGCTGAAAAACAGAAGCCGCTACATCAGCCACATACTTATGATACTCCATCAGATGCAAAACAAGCTGTACATGATGATTCATACATGATTCCTAGAAACCAGGGGCAATCTAAGCCAGAGCCAACATATACAAATACAGCATCCAGCCAAACAGCTCCTGAACACATACCTTCACAGGCAGCTGTCTCACATCAAGTCGTTGAAAAGGTGCCAGTGTACCACCAGCAACAGGAAGAAGAGGCACCACTCTATTCCTACTCATCAAAAAAGGCACAAAGTCTTCCAGACATCCAACAAGATGAACCAAAAACACAGGGGACTCAGACGGACAATAATCAGCATAGACCAGATCAACATGATGCATATGACAGGCCAAGAGCAGCTCAAGAACCTGCAGGACagcaaaataacaacaaaaagcAAGATGAGTTATCACCCATAATAGAAGGACATCAAAGTACAGGAAAGCACAATGTTGGAAGTATGACTGATGACAACCtaagtgaaaattcatttttatctGAATCAAACAGGGACAGAGAACTCCCGTCTCCTGGATATTTCGATGATGACGATGAGAGCCTATACTCATCACAGTCACAGGCCTCAAGGTATGACCGGCGATACAAATCATTTTCTGATGACAGAGACTTGACAAGAAGAGGGCGTCTACAGAAGGGCTACTCAGAACCAACCGTTTCCAGAAGTGAGAGTGGTGATTCTGACCCAGATGTCATCAGAAGAAGACAAAAACGAACACAGAGGAGGAGAGCCCAAGAAAAACCAGTACGTCACAGCTATGCATTTGAAGACGATGACAGGCAAAGACGACAATCTGAAAAACAGTCAAAAACATTCATGCTGAATCGTTCTCGTCTTGAATCAAAGACAAGATCTCAGCAAGATATTGACATTGAACCGATCAAAgtgaaaaaattggaattaaAAAATACCAGTTTATAA